A portion of the Carya illinoinensis cultivar Pawnee chromosome 11, C.illinoinensisPawnee_v1, whole genome shotgun sequence genome contains these proteins:
- the LOC122282891 gene encoding uncharacterized protein LOC122282891 encodes MTWILGSVDPLIVLNLRPYKTAQSMWEYLRKVYNQDNTARRFQLEYEIASYTQGDLSIQDYFSGFNTLWGEFTDMIYAKVPEASLSVVQAVHEQSKRDQFLMKLRPEFEVTRSNLMNRDPVPSLDVCFGELLREEQRLATQATYQHDKMIPNAVAYAAHGKGKGRDMRNVQCFSCKEYRHIAAHCARKSCNYCKKPGHIIKDCPTRPQNRQANAYQATVGSSSSATTGDSSTLTTEMVQQMIISAFSALGLQGSGVGPDTREGA; translated from the exons ATGACATGGATTTTAGGCTCTGTTGATCCCCTTATTGTTCTCAATCTAAGGCCTTATAAGACTGCTCAATCTATGTGGGAATACTTACGGAAAGTATATAATCAGGACAATACTGCCCGGCGTTTTCAATTAGAATATGAGATTGCCAGTTACACTCAGGGCGATCTCTCTATTCAAgattatttttctggttttaatACTCTGTGGGGAGAGTTTACTGACATGATTTATGCCAAGGTTCCGGAAGCTTCTCTCTCTGTTGTGCAGGCCGTTCATGAACAAAGTAAGCGTGAtcagtttttaatgaagttacgACCTGAATTTGAGGTCACTCGCTCCAATTTGATGAACCGTGATCCTGTGCCCTCTTTGGATGTTTGTTTTGGGGAGTTACTTCGTGAGGAGCAGCGTCTTGCCACCCAGGCCACTTATCAGCATGACAAAATGATACCCAATGCTGTGGCTTACGCTGCTCACGGGAAAGGCAAGGGACGGGACATGCGGAACGTTCAATGCTTCAGCTGCAAGGAATACAGACATATTGCTGCCCACTGTGCCAGAAAATCTTGCAACTACTGTAAGAAGCCGGGCCATATTATTAAAGATTGTCCTACTCGTCCCCAGAATCGTCAGGCTAATGCTTATCAGGCTACTGTGGGTTCCTCTTCTTCTGCTACTACAGGAGATTCTTCTACTCTTACTACAGAGATGGTTCAGCAAATGATTATTTCAGCATTTTCAGCCTTAGGGCTGCAAG GATCAGGTGTCGGGCCAGATACTCGCGAAGGGGCCTAA